A single region of the Prevotella sp. HUN102 genome encodes:
- a CDS encoding aminopeptidase P family protein, with translation MFSKETYIGRRAELKKLVKDGIIILFGNNESPANCPANGYSPFRQDSSFLYYFGQKRDGLVGVIDIDEDTEKLIGDDIDIDDIVWFGSVDAVKDLAAQVGVRESAPMKELKNICDRAMQSKRKIHFLPPYRHDIKIQIMDLLGIHPNEQKEAASLELINAVVKMRSVKTQEEIEELERAAVIGYKMHTTAMRLAKPGVTEKFIAGQLEGIANSYGSMISFPIILSQHGEIMHGNPSMADLEDGRLVLCDCGAETINHYCSDNTRTYPVNGKFTQRQLDIYKAVEEAHDAALELSKPGMKYADVHFAVCRIIFERMKELGLAKGNTDDAVAAGAHAMFLPHGLGHMMGMDVHDMEALGQIHVGFDAETRPNLDQFGTNCLRMGRRLEEGFVVTDEPGIYFIPALIDEWREKKHCADFLNFDKLDTYKDFGGIRIEDDILITKDGCRFIGKDLIPYHPNDVEAFMNA, from the coding sequence ATGTTTAGCAAAGAAACGTACATTGGTCGTCGTGCTGAGCTCAAGAAGCTCGTAAAAGACGGCATTATCATTTTGTTTGGCAACAATGAATCGCCGGCAAACTGCCCTGCTAACGGCTATTCTCCTTTCCGTCAGGACTCTTCTTTCCTCTATTATTTCGGACAGAAGCGCGACGGACTCGTGGGAGTGATTGATATCGATGAAGACACTGAAAAGCTGATTGGTGATGACATTGATATTGATGATATAGTCTGGTTTGGCAGTGTCGATGCCGTGAAAGATCTTGCAGCTCAGGTGGGCGTGAGGGAATCAGCACCTATGAAGGAGCTGAAGAACATTTGCGACAGAGCAATGCAGTCGAAGCGTAAGATTCACTTCTTGCCTCCCTACCGCCACGACATCAAGATTCAGATAATGGATCTTCTTGGCATTCATCCCAACGAGCAGAAAGAGGCTGCCAGCCTTGAACTGATCAACGCTGTGGTAAAGATGCGCTCCGTAAAGACTCAGGAGGAAATTGAAGAATTGGAACGCGCCGCAGTAATTGGCTACAAGATGCACACGACCGCTATGCGACTGGCAAAGCCGGGCGTAACGGAGAAGTTCATCGCTGGTCAGCTCGAAGGCATCGCAAACTCATACGGTTCTATGATTTCGTTCCCTATCATACTCTCTCAGCACGGAGAGATTATGCACGGCAATCCATCTATGGCAGATTTGGAGGACGGTCGTTTGGTACTTTGCGACTGTGGTGCTGAAACCATCAACCATTACTGCTCGGACAACACACGTACATATCCCGTGAACGGCAAGTTCACCCAACGTCAGTTGGATATATACAAGGCTGTGGAGGAAGCTCACGATGCAGCACTCGAATTGTCTAAACCAGGAATGAAGTATGCCGACGTGCATTTTGCAGTATGTCGTATCATTTTCGAGAGAATGAAGGAACTCGGCTTGGCTAAGGGCAACACCGACGACGCTGTTGCTGCCGGTGCTCACGCTATGTTCCTGCCTCACGGTCTCGGCCATATGATGGGTATGGATGTTCACGATATGGAAGCATTGGGACAGATTCACGTTGGTTTTGATGCTGAAACTCGTCCTAACCTCGACCAGTTCGGTACAAACTGCCTGAGAATGGGTCGCCGTTTGGAGGAAGGTTTCGTTGTAACCGACGAGCCGGGTATCTATTTCATCCCTGCACTCATCGACGAATGGCGTGAGAAGAAGCACTGTGCCGACTTCCTCAACTTCGATAAGCTCGATACATATAAGGATTTCGGTGGTATTCGTATCGAAGACGATATCCTTATCACTAAGGACGGATGCCGTTTCATTGGCAAGGACCTGATTCCTTATCATCCGAATGATGTGGAAGCATTTATGAACGCATAG
- a CDS encoding patatin family protein, whose translation MEINRNTGLVLEGGGMRGVFTAGVLDAFMKHNLYFHYVVAVSAGACNGLSYMSRQPRRARASNIDLLAKYNYIGVRHLVTQGCIFDPELLYKRFPYEIIPFDYDTFFENMRKGDVFEMVTTNCETGRSEYLQETSGDAHRLNELVRASSSLPYVSKIVNIDGTPMLDGGIADSIPVLRAIETGHEKNIVVCTRNKGWRDNGRDLKQPKFVYRNYPRLRVLLSRRLKAYNEQLDLIDALEAKGDILVIRPENPIVVGRMEKDVQKLEALYEEGFQLGERFTELYA comes from the coding sequence ATGGAAATTAATAGAAATACGGGACTTGTGTTAGAAGGAGGAGGTATGAGAGGCGTTTTTACGGCAGGTGTGCTTGACGCTTTTATGAAACATAACCTTTATTTCCATTACGTGGTTGCAGTATCGGCAGGAGCCTGCAACGGACTTTCCTATATGAGCCGACAGCCCCGCAGAGCCAGAGCTTCCAATATCGACCTGTTGGCTAAATATAATTATATTGGTGTCCGGCATCTGGTTACGCAGGGATGTATCTTTGACCCCGAATTGCTCTACAAGCGTTTTCCTTATGAAATCATTCCGTTCGATTACGATACTTTCTTTGAGAATATGCGGAAGGGCGACGTTTTCGAGATGGTTACAACGAATTGCGAAACAGGCAGAAGCGAATACTTGCAGGAAACCTCTGGCGATGCTCATCGGCTGAACGAACTTGTACGCGCTTCGAGCAGTCTGCCTTATGTCAGCAAGATTGTGAATATCGACGGCACACCGATGCTCGACGGCGGAATTGCCGATTCCATTCCGGTTCTCAGGGCGATAGAGACAGGGCACGAAAAGAATATCGTAGTCTGCACGCGCAACAAAGGCTGGCGGGACAACGGCAGGGATCTGAAACAACCTAAGTTTGTGTACCGCAACTATCCACGTCTGAGAGTGTTGTTGAGCCGACGGTTGAAAGCCTACAACGAGCAGTTGGACTTGATTGATGCTTTGGAAGCAAAGGGCGATATTCTTGTTATCCGTCCTGAAAACCCGATTGTGGTTGGGAGAATGGAGAAAGACGTGCAGAAGCTCGAAGCGTTATACGAAGAAGGATTCCAACTTGGCGAAAGATTCACGGAATTATACGCCTGA
- a CDS encoding acyl-CoA dehydrogenase family protein, with protein MANYYSDQPEIEFHLNHPLMKRIVELKERNYKDAATYDDAPVNYEDAIENYKRVLDICGDVTANIIEPNAESVDLEGPHLIDSRMHYASKTYENIEATRKAGLWGVSMPRQYGGLNLPNVVFSMLSEMISSADAGFQNIWSLQSCIDTLYEFGTDEQRAKFIPRICEGEMMSMDLTEPDAGSDLQRVMLKATFDEKENCWRLNGVKRFITNGDSDLHLVLARSEEGTRDGRGLSMFIYDKRDGGVDVRHIEHKLGIHGSPTCELVYKNAKAELCGNTRMGLIKYVMALMNGARLGIAAQSVGVAREAYVEGLNYAMDRAQFGKKIITFPAVYDMLSRMKAKLDAGRSLLYQTARYVDIYKALEDIARDEKLSAEDRQEMKKYTRLADAFTPLSKGINSEYANQNAYDAISIHGGSGFIMEYKSQRLFRDARIFSIYEGTTQLQVVAAIRYITNGTYLSIMKEMLEGEVSDEMKSLQARVAKLVERYEEALEKVKADDNQDEQDFLARRLYNMTAGIIESLLLIEDASKAPELFAKSANVFVRMTEEEVIGSTAYVKAFNAEDLAHFKAVEDEAAEA; from the coding sequence ATGGCAAATTATTATAGCGACCAACCGGAGATTGAGTTCCACCTCAATCATCCTTTGATGAAGCGCATCGTTGAGTTGAAGGAAAGAAACTATAAAGATGCTGCGACATACGACGATGCTCCCGTCAATTACGAGGACGCAATCGAAAACTATAAGCGTGTCCTCGATATCTGTGGCGACGTTACGGCAAACATCATCGAGCCGAACGCCGAATCCGTAGACTTGGAAGGACCACACCTCATTGACAGCCGTATGCACTATGCGAGCAAGACATACGAAAACATCGAGGCAACACGCAAGGCCGGACTCTGGGGCGTAAGTATGCCGCGCCAGTACGGAGGCTTGAATCTGCCGAACGTGGTGTTCTCTATGCTCTCGGAAATGATTTCTTCAGCCGACGCCGGTTTCCAGAACATCTGGTCGTTGCAGTCCTGTATCGACACGCTCTACGAGTTCGGAACCGACGAACAGCGTGCAAAGTTCATCCCACGCATCTGCGAAGGCGAAATGATGTCAATGGACCTGACAGAGCCTGATGCAGGTTCCGATTTGCAGCGCGTTATGCTCAAGGCTACATTCGACGAGAAGGAGAACTGCTGGCGGCTGAACGGTGTGAAGCGTTTCATCACCAACGGCGACTCAGACCTCCACTTGGTGCTCGCCCGTTCCGAAGAAGGCACACGCGACGGCCGCGGTCTTTCGATGTTCATCTACGACAAGCGCGACGGCGGCGTCGATGTCCGCCACATAGAACATAAGTTGGGTATCCACGGCTCGCCTACCTGTGAATTGGTTTACAAGAATGCCAAGGCCGAACTTTGCGGCAATACACGTATGGGACTTATCAAGTACGTGATGGCATTGATGAACGGTGCCCGACTGGGTATCGCCGCTCAGAGTGTCGGCGTAGCGCGAGAGGCTTACGTTGAAGGCCTGAACTACGCCATGGACCGTGCCCAGTTCGGCAAGAAAATCATCACTTTCCCTGCTGTCTACGATATGCTTTCACGTATGAAGGCGAAGCTCGACGCCGGCCGTTCGCTGCTCTATCAGACAGCACGCTACGTAGACATCTACAAGGCACTCGAAGACATTGCGCGCGACGAGAAACTCTCTGCCGAAGACCGTCAGGAAATGAAGAAGTACACACGTCTTGCCGATGCCTTCACACCATTGTCAAAGGGAATCAACTCCGAATATGCCAACCAGAATGCCTACGATGCCATCTCCATCCACGGTGGTTCAGGCTTCATTATGGAGTACAAGAGCCAGCGTCTCTTTCGCGATGCACGCATCTTCTCCATCTATGAGGGTACGACACAGCTTCAGGTGGTTGCAGCAATCCGATACATTACCAACGGCACCTATCTTTCCATTATGAAGGAAATGCTCGAAGGCGAGGTTTCCGACGAAATGAAGTCTTTGCAGGCTCGTGTTGCCAAACTCGTAGAACGCTATGAGGAAGCCCTCGAGAAGGTTAAGGCAGACGACAATCAGGACGAACAGGACTTCCTTGCACGCCGTCTCTACAATATGACGGCAGGCATCATCGAGTCGCTTCTCCTTATTGAGGACGCAAGCAAGGCTCCCGAACTGTTCGCAAAGTCTGCCAACGTATTCGTCCGTATGACGGAAGAAGAAGTTATCGGCAGCACTGCCTACGTCAAGGCATTCAATGCGGAAGACCTTGCACACTTCAAGGCAGTTGAAGACGAGGCTGCTGAAGCATAA